The sequence CAAGCTCGTCCTGCTGGTCGGCTGATGCGGCGGCCGGCCGTCGAGCCGGTCCGGTTCCAGGCCGGGACGCGGCCGCGGCTGTAGGGTCGTGGCCATGTCACGGGCGGTGTCTCGGGATCCTGATCGGCTGGTTCTGTTCACCGACGCCGTCGTGGCGATCGCCGTGACGCTGCTGGTGCTGCCGCTGGTCGACGTGGTGCCGGAGGCCGTGGGCGCGCATCGGCGGTCGGTCGAGGTGATCACCGAGCATCAGGCGCAGATCTGGAGCTTCGTGCTCAGCTTCGTGGTGATCATCCGGTTGTGGTTCGTGCACCACCGGATGTTCGAGCACATCGGCGGCTACACGCGGGCGCTGATGCTGGTGAACACGGGCTGGCTGCTGGCCATCGCGCTCCTGCCGTTCCCCACGGAGATGGTCGCGTCGTATCCGGGGGA is a genomic window of Actinomadura citrea containing:
- a CDS encoding TMEM175 family protein is translated as MSRAVSRDPDRLVLFTDAVVAIAVTLLVLPLVDVVPEAVGAHRRSVEVITEHQAQIWSFVLSFVVIIRLWFVHHRMFEHIGGYTRALMLVNTGWLLAIALLPFPTEMVASYPGDDRFTVMLYIGNILVAGVFQTALAVISYRDPDVALESDPPTIESVRASLSNAVLLAVSLAVVAVFPSISYFALLLLFLEAPVDRFWRLVGV